A DNA window from Hoplias malabaricus isolate fHopMal1 chromosome 5, fHopMal1.hap1, whole genome shotgun sequence contains the following coding sequences:
- the phc2a gene encoding polyhomeotic-like protein 2 isoform X5, with product MTSGNGNSAPTVTGSTPQNGESKTPQAIVKPQILTHVIEGFVIQEGAEPFPVERPSLPIENLKKQKQPSFYSDLETKAQDSHIAASEMEDLSQPDLKSQESSTHSCELCGKVDFTCNFKRSKRFCSTVCAKRYSVGCSKRMGLFSRRPNPENPKKPKASNTSLHNTSSEAKKQNHSIPTATIGSVSSPRLSHMSHGGSTHCSDMSSYEEPPSPLSVASFGAQRLHGERGSEHGESHSRELPLLTQQFLPSDPAKWNVEDVYEFICSLPGCQEIAEEFRTQEIDGQALLLLKEDHLMSTMNIKLGPALKIFARISMLKDS from the exons ATGACCTCAGGCAATGGGAACAGTGCGCCCACTGTGACTGGCAGTACTCCTCAGAATGGAGAGAGCAAAACACCCCAAGCGATTGTTAAACCCCAGATCCTTACTCATGTCATTGAGGGATTTGTTATCCAGGAGGGAGCAGAGCCTTTCCCA gtggaacggccATCACTGCCGATTGAGAACCTCAAGAAGCAGAAACAGCCGTCATTCTACTCTGACCTAGAGACAAAGGCTCAGGACTCTCATATAGCAGCCTCTGAGATGGAAGATCTCTCTCAGCCAG ATTTGAAGAGTCAGGAGTCGTCGACACACTCCTGTGAACTGTGTGGAAAAGTAGACTTCACTTGTAACTTTAAAAGATCAAAGCGGTTTTGTTCTACAGTATGTGCAAAGAG GTATAGTGTAGGATGCTCAAAGCGCATGGGTCTCTTTTCAAGACGGCCCAATCCTGAGAATCCCAAGAAACCAAAAGCCTCCAACACCAGTCTCCATAACACTAGTTCAGAAGCCAAAAAACAA AATCACAGCATTCCCACAGCAACAATAGGGTCAGTGTCCTCCCCACGTCTGTCCCACATGAGTCATGGAGGGTCAACACACTGCTCAGACATGTCCAGCTACGAGGAGCCTCCCTCACCTCTGTCTGTGGCCAGCTTTGGAGCCCAGAGGCTGCACGGGGAGAGAGGATCAGAGCATGGAGAAAGCCACAGCAGAGAGCTACCTCTGCTCACACAGCAGTTTCTGCCCAGTGACCCTGCCAAGTGGAATGTAGAGGATGTGTACGAGTTCATCTGCTCTCTTCCAG GCTGCCAGGAGATAGCAGAGGAGTTTCGAACTCAGGAGATTGATGGCCAGGCATTGCTGCTACTGAAAGAAGACCATCTCATGAGCACCATGAACATCAAACTAGGGCCTGCACTGAAAATCTTTGCCCGCATCAGTATGCTCAAAGACTCATAG
- the phc2a gene encoding polyhomeotic-like protein 2 isoform X4 has protein sequence MGREGVPAAAQCVNAKPGVGFPPAMTSGNGNSAPTVTGSTPQNGESKTPQAIVKPQILTHVIEGFVIQEGAEPFPVERPSLPIENLKKQKQPSFYSDLETKAQDSHIAASEMEDLSQPDLKSQESSTHSCELCGKVDFTCNFKRSKRFCSTVCAKRYSVGCSKRMGLFSRRPNPENPKKPKASNTSLHNTSSEAKKQNHSIPTATIGSVSSPRLSHMSHGGSTHCSDMSSYEEPPSPLSVASFGAQRLHGERGSEHGESHSRELPLLTQQFLPSDPAKWNVEDVYEFICSLPGCQEIAEEFRTQEIDGQALLLLKEDHLMSTMNIKLGPALKIFARISMLKDS, from the exons TCCCagctgctgcacagtgtgtgaatGCTAAACCAGGTGTGGGCTTCCCTCCAGCCATGACCTCAGGCAATGGGAACAGTGCGCCCACTGTGACTGGCAGTACTCCTCAGAATGGAGAGAGCAAAACACCCCAAGCGATTGTTAAACCCCAGATCCTTACTCATGTCATTGAGGGATTTGTTATCCAGGAGGGAGCAGAGCCTTTCCCA gtggaacggccATCACTGCCGATTGAGAACCTCAAGAAGCAGAAACAGCCGTCATTCTACTCTGACCTAGAGACAAAGGCTCAGGACTCTCATATAGCAGCCTCTGAGATGGAAGATCTCTCTCAGCCAG ATTTGAAGAGTCAGGAGTCGTCGACACACTCCTGTGAACTGTGTGGAAAAGTAGACTTCACTTGTAACTTTAAAAGATCAAAGCGGTTTTGTTCTACAGTATGTGCAAAGAG GTATAGTGTAGGATGCTCAAAGCGCATGGGTCTCTTTTCAAGACGGCCCAATCCTGAGAATCCCAAGAAACCAAAAGCCTCCAACACCAGTCTCCATAACACTAGTTCAGAAGCCAAAAAACAA AATCACAGCATTCCCACAGCAACAATAGGGTCAGTGTCCTCCCCACGTCTGTCCCACATGAGTCATGGAGGGTCAACACACTGCTCAGACATGTCCAGCTACGAGGAGCCTCCCTCACCTCTGTCTGTGGCCAGCTTTGGAGCCCAGAGGCTGCACGGGGAGAGAGGATCAGAGCATGGAGAAAGCCACAGCAGAGAGCTACCTCTGCTCACACAGCAGTTTCTGCCCAGTGACCCTGCCAAGTGGAATGTAGAGGATGTGTACGAGTTCATCTGCTCTCTTCCAG GCTGCCAGGAGATAGCAGAGGAGTTTCGAACTCAGGAGATTGATGGCCAGGCATTGCTGCTACTGAAAGAAGACCATCTCATGAGCACCATGAACATCAAACTAGGGCCTGCACTGAAAATCTTTGCCCGCATCAGTATGCTCAAAGACTCATAG
- the phc2a gene encoding polyhomeotic-like protein 2 isoform X3 — protein MLVLLPAVDYCEEPAVCESLVPAAAQCVNAKPGVGFPPAMTSGNGNSAPTVTGSTPQNGESKTPQAIVKPQILTHVIEGFVIQEGAEPFPVERPSLPIENLKKQKQPSFYSDLETKAQDSHIAASEMEDLSQPDLKSQESSTHSCELCGKVDFTCNFKRSKRFCSTVCAKRYSVGCSKRMGLFSRRPNPENPKKPKASNTSLHNTSSEAKKQNHSIPTATIGSVSSPRLSHMSHGGSTHCSDMSSYEEPPSPLSVASFGAQRLHGERGSEHGESHSRELPLLTQQFLPSDPAKWNVEDVYEFICSLPGCQEIAEEFRTQEIDGQALLLLKEDHLMSTMNIKLGPALKIFARISMLKDS, from the exons TCCCagctgctgcacagtgtgtgaatGCTAAACCAGGTGTGGGCTTCCCTCCAGCCATGACCTCAGGCAATGGGAACAGTGCGCCCACTGTGACTGGCAGTACTCCTCAGAATGGAGAGAGCAAAACACCCCAAGCGATTGTTAAACCCCAGATCCTTACTCATGTCATTGAGGGATTTGTTATCCAGGAGGGAGCAGAGCCTTTCCCA gtggaacggccATCACTGCCGATTGAGAACCTCAAGAAGCAGAAACAGCCGTCATTCTACTCTGACCTAGAGACAAAGGCTCAGGACTCTCATATAGCAGCCTCTGAGATGGAAGATCTCTCTCAGCCAG ATTTGAAGAGTCAGGAGTCGTCGACACACTCCTGTGAACTGTGTGGAAAAGTAGACTTCACTTGTAACTTTAAAAGATCAAAGCGGTTTTGTTCTACAGTATGTGCAAAGAG GTATAGTGTAGGATGCTCAAAGCGCATGGGTCTCTTTTCAAGACGGCCCAATCCTGAGAATCCCAAGAAACCAAAAGCCTCCAACACCAGTCTCCATAACACTAGTTCAGAAGCCAAAAAACAA AATCACAGCATTCCCACAGCAACAATAGGGTCAGTGTCCTCCCCACGTCTGTCCCACATGAGTCATGGAGGGTCAACACACTGCTCAGACATGTCCAGCTACGAGGAGCCTCCCTCACCTCTGTCTGTGGCCAGCTTTGGAGCCCAGAGGCTGCACGGGGAGAGAGGATCAGAGCATGGAGAAAGCCACAGCAGAGAGCTACCTCTGCTCACACAGCAGTTTCTGCCCAGTGACCCTGCCAAGTGGAATGTAGAGGATGTGTACGAGTTCATCTGCTCTCTTCCAG GCTGCCAGGAGATAGCAGAGGAGTTTCGAACTCAGGAGATTGATGGCCAGGCATTGCTGCTACTGAAAGAAGACCATCTCATGAGCACCATGAACATCAAACTAGGGCCTGCACTGAAAATCTTTGCCCGCATCAGTATGCTCAAAGACTCATAG